One window of Solwaraspora sp. WMMA2056 genomic DNA carries:
- a CDS encoding AMP-binding protein: MSTANVAAMLAGNARRFADADALVFEGRRWTHRQLAADVEALAAGLTAEGIRRDARVAIISNNVPEFLLLSLALSKLGAVFVPLNYRLTAGELAQLLRHARVQAVATVPEFAALTDAALTDAALTDAALTDAGSSEPVADVRRFALEPIDDDGWVDVRALIWTHRGARVADADLDEAALHRIVYTSGTTGLPKGVLLTHGNVNMNMHAQIVELGLRPSDRILNFAPLYHVGGTDLPGFGIWHVGGTMVLHRRFEPAAVLRTIETERITGMVMAATMLDMVRRAVDVAAADLTSVRWVIYSQVTSALFAVARELFPDARLIEGYGLTETCSALTYLDEAHMRSKQGSVGLPVPWVQVRVVDADGNDVLVGDDGEVIARGPKVSPGYLDDPQATRAAWRDGWFHTGDIGRFDADGYLYIRDRLKDMIRSGGENMSSAEIENVLADHPLVLAASVVAAPHPVWLEVPVAFVIGRPGLEPESLIAHARQRLGGFKVPKEIYVVDEFPTNPSGKVLKRSLRELRSSARPDWTYDRLRRD; encoded by the coding sequence ATGAGTACGGCGAACGTCGCCGCGATGCTGGCCGGCAACGCCCGGCGTTTCGCCGACGCCGACGCGCTGGTCTTCGAGGGCCGGCGGTGGACCCACCGCCAGCTCGCCGCCGACGTCGAGGCCCTGGCCGCAGGTCTGACGGCCGAGGGGATCCGCCGCGACGCCCGGGTGGCGATCATCTCGAACAACGTGCCCGAGTTCCTGCTGTTGTCGCTGGCGTTGTCGAAGCTCGGTGCGGTCTTCGTGCCACTGAACTACCGGCTCACCGCGGGGGAGCTGGCCCAGTTGCTGCGGCACGCGCGGGTCCAGGCGGTCGCGACGGTCCCGGAGTTCGCCGCGTTGACCGACGCGGCGTTGACCGACGCGGCGTTGACCGACGCGGCGTTGACCGACGCCGGATCGAGTGAGCCCGTGGCCGACGTGCGCCGGTTCGCGCTGGAGCCGATCGACGACGACGGCTGGGTAGACGTGCGCGCGCTGATCTGGACCCACCGGGGTGCCCGGGTCGCCGACGCCGATCTCGACGAGGCGGCCCTGCACCGGATCGTCTACACCTCCGGTACGACCGGGCTGCCCAAGGGAGTGCTGCTCACCCACGGCAACGTGAACATGAACATGCACGCCCAGATCGTCGAGCTCGGGCTGCGGCCGAGCGACCGGATCCTCAACTTCGCACCGCTGTACCACGTCGGCGGCACCGACCTGCCGGGCTTCGGCATCTGGCATGTCGGCGGCACGATGGTGCTGCACCGGCGGTTCGAACCGGCGGCGGTGCTGCGGACGATCGAGACCGAGCGGATCACCGGCATGGTGATGGCGGCGACGATGCTCGACATGGTCCGCCGCGCGGTCGACGTCGCCGCCGCCGATCTGACCTCGGTGCGGTGGGTCATCTATTCACAGGTCACGTCGGCGTTGTTCGCCGTGGCGCGGGAGCTCTTCCCGGACGCCCGGCTGATCGAGGGCTACGGTCTCACCGAGACGTGCAGCGCCCTGACGTACCTGGACGAGGCGCACATGCGGTCCAAGCAGGGGTCGGTCGGCCTGCCCGTGCCGTGGGTCCAGGTACGGGTGGTCGACGCGGACGGCAACGACGTGCTGGTCGGCGACGACGGGGAGGTGATCGCACGCGGCCCGAAGGTGAGCCCCGGCTACCTCGACGATCCGCAGGCGACCCGGGCGGCCTGGCGCGACGGGTGGTTCCACACCGGCGACATCGGTCGCTTCGACGCCGACGGCTACCTGTACATCCGGGACCGGCTCAAGGACATGATCCGCAGCGGTGGGGAGAACATGTCCAGCGCCGAGATCGAGAACGTGCTGGCCGACCACCCGCTGGTGCTGGCCGCGTCGGTGGTGGCGGCACCGCATCCGGTGTGGCTGGAGGTCCCGGTGGCGTTCGTGATCGGCCGGCCCGGCCTGGAGCCCGAGTCGCTGATCGCACATGCCCGGCAGCGACTCGGCGGCTTCAAGGTCCCGAAGGAGATCTACGTCGTGGACGAGTTTCCGACGAATCCGTCCGGCAAGGTGCTGAAGCGCAGCCTGCGGGAGCTGCGGTCGTCGGCGCGCCCGGACTGGACGTATGACCGGCTGCGACGCGACTGA
- a CDS encoding MBL fold metallo-hydrolase: MSRPVNDAHAASYHARQVPDPTEVTDGIWAIPVPLRGSALRYVTVFLVDTGDGAVLIDAGYDHPSCWESFTGSVAAIGRRVETISTVLLTHNHPDHIGFAARVRDRSGARLVMGQADDFATMRRSRGGFLTQLRTALTATGAPPDVVETMYADAVAVTAHHEDLRIDLAVADETELRFGDVTIRAVPAPGHTYGHTVYVDTRGLVFTGDTMMPEGPTQLAIVSRADDDPAADLFRTLEGIRDLGATIACPAHQFPYRDVAARADELAAFHRAEVATVDALATDGRVTAWDVARRMQWRRPWDELGRGTQRFSLVHAQALLRHTAGVHR; the protein is encoded by the coding sequence ATGTCCAGACCTGTGAACGACGCGCACGCCGCCAGCTATCACGCCCGTCAGGTCCCGGACCCGACCGAGGTCACCGACGGGATCTGGGCGATCCCGGTCCCGCTGCGCGGCAGCGCACTGCGCTACGTCACCGTCTTCCTGGTCGACACCGGCGACGGCGCGGTCCTCATCGACGCCGGCTACGACCACCCGAGCTGCTGGGAGTCGTTCACCGGATCGGTCGCCGCGATCGGCCGCCGGGTCGAGACGATCTCCACCGTCCTGCTCACCCACAACCACCCGGACCACATCGGCTTCGCCGCCCGGGTCCGGGACCGGTCCGGTGCCCGGCTGGTCATGGGGCAGGCCGACGACTTCGCCACCATGCGCCGGAGCAGGGGTGGCTTCCTCACCCAGCTGCGCACCGCCCTCACGGCGACCGGTGCCCCGCCCGACGTCGTCGAGACGATGTACGCCGACGCGGTCGCGGTCACCGCGCACCACGAGGACCTGCGGATCGACCTGGCCGTGGCCGACGAGACCGAGTTGCGGTTCGGCGACGTGACCATCCGCGCCGTACCGGCCCCGGGCCACACCTACGGGCACACGGTCTACGTCGACACCCGCGGCCTGGTCTTCACCGGCGACACGATGATGCCCGAGGGCCCCACCCAGCTCGCGATCGTCAGCCGCGCCGACGACGACCCGGCGGCGGACCTGTTCCGGACGCTGGAAGGCATCCGCGACCTCGGCGCGACGATTGCCTGCCCGGCCCACCAGTTCCCGTACCGCGACGTCGCGGCCCGCGCCGACGAACTGGCCGCCTTCCACCGTGCCGAGGTCGCCACCGTCGACGCTCTGGCGACCGACGGGCGGGTCACCGCCTGGGACGTCGCCCGGCGGATGCAGTGGCGCAGACCCTGGGACGAACTCGGCCGCGGTACCCAACGGTTCTCCCTCGTCCATGCCCAGGCCCTGCTGCGGCACACGGCGGGCGTCCACCGGTAG
- a CDS encoding AMP-binding protein, giving the protein MSDERTGFRLWAAAEPDLCAIVTADDRQISYGELYAEVNRISHGLRTRAGLRAGDTVAAVMTNSAGMVALYLAAMQSGLYLVTLNYHLTEPEIAYILADSGAKVVVCSARVEPVVAAAAAGVPGIQVYVDGVPTTGRVRPLSRLTDGMSTVSPEQTPAGSLMMYTSGTTGRPKGVKRPLAGVDADTGASTYRWLFQEFGMERPAFGSWLVSAPLYHSANITPAMGALHAGGTMVLMDGWTPEGFLRRVHDRRVTGTSMVPTHFYRLLQLPQQVRDSYDVSSLRYVLHGAAPCPREVKQRILDWFGPVVYEYYGSTEVGTTIARPHEWLAHPGTVGRPASISTLRILDEAGNEVPVGQTGIVYMRQGSDQVEYHNDPGKTDGARRDGLMTVWDVGHVDADGFLYITGRAAELILVGGVNVYPAEIEAALLGHDWIADAGVVGVPDPEFGEVPQAHVVLTETAPDAEAALAQIRTHLAGRLAKPKRPHSYVVREALPRDPNGKLYKARLTRAPEVSA; this is encoded by the coding sequence ATGAGCGACGAGCGGACCGGCTTCCGGCTCTGGGCGGCCGCCGAGCCGGACCTGTGCGCGATCGTGACTGCCGACGATCGGCAGATCTCCTACGGCGAGCTGTACGCCGAGGTGAACCGGATCTCGCACGGCCTGCGTACCCGCGCGGGCCTGCGTGCCGGCGACACGGTCGCGGCGGTGATGACCAACAGCGCCGGCATGGTCGCGCTCTACCTGGCGGCGATGCAGTCGGGGCTCTACCTGGTGACGCTCAACTACCACCTGACCGAGCCGGAGATCGCCTACATCCTCGCCGACAGCGGTGCCAAGGTCGTCGTCTGCTCCGCGCGGGTGGAGCCGGTCGTCGCCGCGGCCGCCGCCGGCGTACCCGGGATCCAGGTGTACGTCGACGGAGTCCCGACCACCGGTCGCGTCCGTCCGTTGTCGCGGCTCACCGACGGCATGTCGACGGTGAGCCCGGAGCAGACCCCGGCCGGTTCGCTGATGATGTACACCTCGGGCACCACCGGCCGCCCGAAAGGGGTGAAGCGGCCGCTGGCCGGCGTCGACGCCGACACCGGCGCGTCGACCTACCGGTGGCTGTTCCAGGAGTTCGGGATGGAACGTCCCGCCTTCGGGTCCTGGCTCGTCTCGGCTCCGCTGTACCACTCCGCGAACATCACCCCCGCGATGGGTGCCCTGCACGCCGGCGGAACTATGGTCCTGATGGACGGCTGGACGCCGGAGGGTTTCCTGCGTCGGGTCCACGACCGGCGGGTCACCGGCACCAGCATGGTGCCGACCCACTTCTACCGGCTGCTGCAACTGCCCCAACAGGTTCGCGACAGCTACGACGTCTCCTCGCTGCGCTACGTCCTGCACGGCGCCGCGCCGTGCCCGCGTGAGGTCAAGCAGCGCATCCTCGACTGGTTCGGCCCGGTGGTCTACGAGTACTACGGCTCGACCGAGGTCGGTACCACCATCGCCCGCCCGCACGAGTGGCTCGCCCACCCGGGAACGGTCGGTCGCCCCGCGTCCATCTCGACGCTGCGGATCCTCGACGAGGCCGGCAACGAGGTGCCGGTCGGCCAGACCGGCATCGTGTACATGCGTCAGGGCTCCGACCAGGTCGAGTACCACAACGACCCCGGCAAGACCGACGGCGCGCGTCGCGACGGCCTGATGACCGTCTGGGACGTCGGCCACGTCGACGCCGACGGCTTCCTGTACATCACCGGCCGGGCCGCCGAACTGATCCTGGTCGGTGGGGTCAACGTCTACCCGGCCGAGATCGAGGCCGCGTTGCTCGGCCACGACTGGATCGCCGACGCCGGAGTCGTCGGCGTACCCGATCCGGAGTTCGGCGAGGTGCCGCAGGCCCACGTCGTGCTGACCGAGACCGCGCCCGACGCCGAAGCAGCGCTCGCGCAGATCCGTACCCATCTCGCCGGACGGCTGGCGAAGCCGAAGCGTCCGCATTCGTACGTCGTCCGCGAGGCGCTGCCCCGCGACCCCAACGGCAAGCTCTACAAGGCGCGGCTCACCCGTGCCCCGGAGGTGTCGGCGTGA
- a CDS encoding acyl-CoA dehydrogenase family protein — translation MDFDDSDSDLAFRRAAGSWLDQALRDVPDQEELSQTEREHWSRVWQERLCAGNWAGLSWPVEHGGRGMDSLAQAIFNEEAAVRGAPYPLNGVGMMLAGPTIIAHGSDEQQARYLPGILRGEEYWCQGFSEPGSGSDLASLRTAATRVDGGWLINGTKIWTSNAHNASRCLLLARTDPEVARHRGITYFLAPMDRFTVRPLVMINGDTEFNEMFLDDVFVPDSDVLGGLGNGWKVALTTLAFERGSMALNLWVWARQAVDRVVDLAIARGLADDSAFVDTVGALQCDAEAVRIGSMRMLAESRAGGVPGPETSALKSLWAGVVQNANRLAVQLDEAGGVLLDGAGAAARMHRYLRARAHTIEGGTEEVQKSILAERVLDLPRSR, via the coding sequence GTGGACTTCGATGACAGCGACAGCGACCTCGCGTTCCGGCGTGCGGCCGGCAGCTGGCTCGACCAGGCGCTGCGCGACGTGCCTGATCAGGAGGAGCTGTCCCAGACCGAGCGTGAGCACTGGTCACGGGTGTGGCAGGAGCGGCTCTGCGCCGGCAACTGGGCCGGGTTGTCCTGGCCGGTCGAGCACGGCGGCCGCGGGATGGACTCGTTGGCGCAGGCGATCTTCAACGAGGAGGCCGCGGTCCGGGGCGCGCCGTACCCGCTCAACGGGGTCGGCATGATGCTGGCCGGTCCGACGATCATCGCGCACGGCAGCGACGAGCAGCAGGCCCGGTACCTGCCGGGCATCCTGCGCGGCGAGGAGTACTGGTGCCAGGGCTTCAGCGAGCCCGGCTCCGGCTCCGACCTGGCGAGTCTGCGGACGGCCGCGACCCGGGTCGACGGCGGCTGGCTGATCAACGGCACCAAGATCTGGACCTCCAACGCGCACAACGCCTCCCGGTGTCTGTTGCTGGCGCGGACCGACCCCGAGGTGGCCCGGCACCGGGGCATCACCTACTTCCTGGCTCCGATGGACCGGTTCACCGTCCGACCACTGGTGATGATCAATGGGGACACCGAGTTCAACGAGATGTTCCTCGACGACGTGTTCGTCCCCGACTCCGACGTGCTCGGCGGGCTCGGCAACGGCTGGAAGGTCGCGCTCACCACGCTCGCCTTCGAACGCGGCAGCATGGCGCTGAACCTGTGGGTGTGGGCCCGCCAGGCAGTGGACCGGGTCGTCGATCTGGCGATCGCGCGGGGCCTGGCCGACGACAGCGCCTTCGTCGACACGGTCGGCGCGTTGCAGTGCGATGCCGAGGCGGTCCGGATCGGGTCGATGCGGATGCTGGCGGAGAGTCGCGCCGGCGGCGTCCCCGGCCCGGAGACATCGGCGTTGAAGAGCCTGTGGGCCGGCGTGGTCCAGAACGCGAACCGGCTCGCGGTGCAGCTCGACGAGGCCGGCGGGGTGCTTCTCGACGGCGCCGGGGCCGCCGCCCGGATGCACCGCTACCTGCGTGCCCGCGCCCACACGATCGAGGGCGGCACGGAGGAAGTCCAGAAGTCGATCCTCGCGGAGCGGGTGCTTGACCTGCCCCGTTCACGTTGA
- a CDS encoding acyl-CoA dehydrogenase family protein — MHATFTQEQQEIGETVAALAKAQAGAARAALSTGWRPCAADGPLLRDFGLLGVPESVGGVGSALIDLLVAVEVLGEYLVPSRFAAHAGAVQLLCGADGRTASLPDEVLDGRRVLTSAVDVPSTAGWPDRSVPDPLVRTLVPYAAQADGFVVAGPDGTWVADAAALAEQARVTERRSFDPSVPLSDVSLSAPQRVDPVGTGLWRATLVVAAELCGVAQGAIGLAAEQARTRVQFGRVIGSFQGVAFQLAEAATARKAAWDLTLYAAWAVDNRRPDAGSQVHAAKAAAGKAAVFAAERAIQVYGGMGITMEADPHLFLRRALVLDARAGRGRWHRHRAGTLRIEARRTGPGQPTY, encoded by the coding sequence GTGCACGCGACATTCACCCAGGAGCAGCAGGAGATCGGCGAAACCGTCGCGGCCCTCGCCAAGGCGCAGGCCGGCGCGGCGCGCGCCGCGCTGTCGACAGGTTGGCGGCCCTGCGCCGCCGACGGGCCGCTGCTGCGCGACTTCGGGCTGCTCGGCGTGCCCGAGTCGGTCGGCGGGGTCGGGTCGGCTCTGATCGACCTGCTCGTCGCCGTGGAGGTGCTCGGCGAGTACCTGGTCCCGAGCCGGTTCGCGGCCCACGCGGGCGCCGTACAGCTGCTCTGCGGCGCAGACGGGCGGACCGCGTCGTTGCCCGACGAGGTCCTCGACGGCCGCCGGGTGCTCACGTCGGCGGTCGACGTGCCGTCCACGGCCGGCTGGCCGGACCGGTCGGTGCCGGATCCGCTGGTGCGGACCCTGGTGCCGTACGCCGCCCAGGCGGACGGGTTCGTCGTCGCCGGTCCCGACGGGACCTGGGTCGCCGATGCTGCCGCGCTCGCCGAGCAGGCTCGGGTCACCGAACGGCGGTCGTTCGACCCGTCGGTGCCGCTGTCGGACGTGTCGCTGTCCGCACCGCAGCGGGTCGACCCGGTCGGCACCGGGTTGTGGCGGGCGACGCTGGTGGTCGCCGCCGAATTGTGCGGCGTCGCGCAGGGCGCGATCGGGTTGGCCGCCGAGCAGGCCCGTACCCGGGTGCAGTTCGGCCGGGTGATCGGGTCGTTCCAGGGGGTCGCGTTCCAGCTGGCCGAGGCCGCCACCGCGCGCAAGGCGGCGTGGGATCTGACGCTCTACGCGGCCTGGGCCGTCGACAACCGTCGACCGGACGCCGGGAGCCAGGTGCACGCCGCCAAGGCGGCGGCGGGAAAGGCCGCGGTCTTCGCCGCTGAGCGGGCCATCCAGGTGTACGGCGGGATGGGCATCACCATGGAGGCGGATCCGCATCTGTTCCTGCGTCGGGCGTTGGTGCTCGACGCCCGCGCCGGCCGTGGCCGGTGGCACCGTCACCGGGCCGGCACGCTTCGGATCGAGGCGCGCCGGACGGGCCCGGGACAACCCACGTACTAA
- a CDS encoding LLM class flavin-dependent oxidoreductase, with product MKFGIMNLFPVADGASDHQVLRETLDEIQLADELGFDSIWLAEHHFSKYGILGSPVNFGMAVAERTKRITIGTAVLVLPLHHPLRLAEDIAALDVLSGGRVTIGVGRGYQPAEFAGFGIALAESKQRYQETLDVLRLALTQEKFSYHGEIYHFDDVTTYPRPFTPGGPPILQGTVSPDSFRERGAIGEPIITSPNFTPLGIMQRNFSLYRQSMQANGFDIATYELPFMQQVWCGDGEDGLREAASAAMNYYKSVGKVIPGSEEAIEQERSYYAAVAKNIELLTLEQTLTHGGNFGSAQRVIETIEMLREQLGINHYIGWLRIPSLDRRSALKSMEEFATKVIPHFRAADQAARPADGHDRADDVLTTTAPQAVIG from the coding sequence GTGAAGTTCGGAATCATGAACCTGTTCCCGGTCGCCGACGGGGCATCGGACCATCAGGTGCTACGAGAGACTCTCGACGAGATCCAGCTGGCCGACGAACTCGGCTTCGACTCGATCTGGCTGGCCGAGCACCACTTCTCGAAGTACGGCATCCTCGGCAGCCCGGTCAACTTCGGCATGGCCGTCGCCGAGCGGACCAAGCGGATCACGATCGGCACCGCCGTGCTGGTGCTTCCACTGCACCACCCGCTGCGGCTGGCCGAGGACATCGCGGCGCTCGACGTGCTCAGCGGCGGTCGGGTGACCATCGGGGTCGGCCGTGGCTACCAGCCGGCCGAGTTCGCCGGCTTCGGGATCGCCCTGGCCGAGTCGAAGCAGCGCTACCAGGAGACCCTCGACGTACTGCGGTTGGCGCTGACCCAGGAGAAGTTCTCCTACCACGGCGAGATCTACCACTTCGACGACGTCACGACCTACCCCCGGCCGTTCACTCCCGGCGGTCCGCCGATCCTGCAGGGCACGGTCTCCCCGGACAGCTTCCGGGAGCGCGGCGCGATCGGCGAGCCGATCATCACCTCACCCAACTTCACACCGTTGGGCATCATGCAGCGCAACTTCAGCCTCTACCGGCAGAGCATGCAGGCCAACGGCTTCGACATCGCCACCTACGAACTGCCCTTCATGCAACAGGTGTGGTGCGGCGACGGCGAGGACGGCCTGCGTGAAGCCGCCTCGGCCGCGATGAACTACTACAAATCCGTCGGGAAGGTGATCCCGGGTTCGGAGGAGGCGATCGAGCAGGAGCGGTCCTATTACGCGGCGGTCGCCAAGAACATCGAACTGCTGACCCTGGAGCAGACCCTGACCCACGGCGGCAACTTCGGCTCGGCGCAGCGCGTCATCGAGACCATCGAGATGCTGCGCGAGCAGCTCGGCATCAACCACTACATCGGCTGGCTGCGGATCCCGTCGCTCGACCGGCGGAGCGCACTGAAGTCCATGGAGGAGTTCGCCACCAAGGTGATCCCGCACTTCCGCGCGGCGGACCAGGCGGCCCGCCCGGCCGACGGCCACGACCGGGCCGACGACGTGCTGACGACCACCGCCCCCCAGGCGGTCATCGGATGA